From Halomicrobium salinisoli, the proteins below share one genomic window:
- the glp gene encoding gephyrin-like molybdotransferase Glp, whose protein sequence is MSEFTDYAPVADAQAAVRDLVGPVTETERLPLADADGRVLAEEIAAPRAVPHYERAAMDGYALRAEDVVDASDRSPVRLTVGDDVGAGRAVRVDTGEPVPDGADSVLVVEATERVGDELTAFESVAPGENVAPVGEDVEVGAALFAAGHRLRPADLGLLQAVGVDAVEVYRRPEVTLLPTGEELVASDPDPGQVVATNGLTVSRYVERWGGDTTVADIVPDEDDALAAALSEAVAEADVVATLGGTAVGERDRVPGVVGDLGEIRFHGVGLRPGHPVGAAAVDGTPVVMLPGYPVGCLVGGMALLRPAVVAAGRLPETDPPTTEAELTRKIASEPGMRTYARVAVEGNTATPTRSRGSGVLSSVTEADGWVVVPESVEGIPAGETVPVEHWDGWPPARGRGDP, encoded by the coding sequence ATGAGCGAGTTCACCGACTACGCGCCGGTCGCAGACGCGCAGGCCGCGGTCCGCGACCTCGTCGGCCCGGTGACGGAGACGGAGCGACTGCCCCTCGCCGACGCCGACGGGCGCGTGCTCGCGGAGGAGATCGCAGCCCCGCGGGCCGTCCCGCACTACGAGCGGGCCGCGATGGACGGGTACGCGCTCCGGGCCGAGGACGTCGTCGACGCGAGCGACCGCTCGCCGGTCCGCCTCACCGTGGGCGACGACGTGGGAGCGGGCCGGGCCGTCCGGGTCGACACCGGCGAGCCGGTCCCCGACGGCGCCGACAGCGTGCTCGTCGTCGAGGCGACCGAGCGCGTCGGGGACGAACTGACGGCCTTCGAGTCCGTCGCGCCCGGCGAGAACGTCGCGCCCGTCGGCGAGGACGTCGAGGTGGGAGCGGCGCTGTTCGCGGCCGGCCACCGCCTCCGGCCCGCCGACCTCGGCCTGCTGCAGGCCGTCGGCGTCGACGCGGTCGAGGTCTACCGCCGGCCGGAGGTGACCCTGCTGCCGACCGGCGAGGAGCTCGTCGCGTCCGACCCCGATCCGGGCCAGGTGGTCGCGACGAACGGGCTGACCGTGAGCCGCTACGTCGAGCGCTGGGGCGGGGACACCACCGTCGCGGACATCGTGCCCGACGAGGACGACGCGCTGGCGGCGGCCCTCTCGGAGGCCGTCGCGGAAGCGGACGTCGTCGCGACGCTCGGGGGCACCGCCGTCGGCGAGCGCGACCGCGTGCCCGGCGTCGTCGGAGACCTGGGCGAGATCCGCTTCCACGGCGTCGGCCTGCGTCCCGGCCACCCAGTCGGCGCCGCCGCGGTCGACGGGACGCCCGTGGTCATGCTCCCGGGCTACCCCGTCGGCTGTCTCGTCGGCGGGATGGCCCTGCTGCGGCCCGCCGTGGTCGCGGCCGGCCGCCTGCCGGAGACGGACCCGCCGACCACGGAGGCCGAGCTGACCCGCAAGATCGCCAGCGAACCAGGGATGCGGACCTACGCCCGCGTCGCCGTCGAGGGCAACACCGCGACGCCGACGCGGTCGCGGGGGTCGGGCGTCCTCTCCAGCGTCACCGAGGCCGACGGGTGGGTCGTCGTCCCCGAGTCCGTGGAGGGTATTCCCGCTGGCGAGACAGTCCCCGTGGAGCACTGGGACGGCTGGCCGCCGGCGCGAGGGAGGGGCGACCCGTGA
- the hemL gene encoding glutamate-1-semialdehyde 2,1-aminomutase — MNHEQSRSLYDRALSVLAGGVNSSVRATQPYPVFVERGDGGHVVDADGNRYIDYVMGYGPLLLGHDTPEEVQAAVQQRTAEGPMYGVPTEVEVELAEFVTRHVPSVEMLRFVNSGTEATVSAVRLARATTGRDKIVVMQGGYHGAQESTLVEGEGDHTAPSSPGIPDSFAEHTLTLPFNDEAAARELFEEHGDEIAAVLTEPILGNYGIVHPVEGFHETLRELCDDYGSLLIFDEVITGFRIGGLQCAQGKFGIEPDLTTFAKIVGGGFPVGAVGGRSELIEQFTPAGDVFQSGTFSGHPVSMAAGLETLRFAAENDVYDHVNELGDELRSGLTDIVADQAPEYTVVGTDSMFKVIFTRDSGGARGDEDDHCEAGCRQRPECPRYDACPKNAADVKNAETQRWVRLFRGQMQEQGVLLPANQFESQFVSYAHTEEDIEETLEAYKEAL, encoded by the coding sequence ATGAACCACGAGCAGTCGCGGTCGCTGTACGATCGGGCGCTGTCTGTGCTCGCCGGCGGCGTCAACTCGTCAGTCCGGGCCACCCAGCCGTACCCGGTCTTCGTCGAGCGAGGCGACGGCGGACACGTCGTCGACGCCGACGGCAACCGCTACATCGACTACGTGATGGGCTACGGGCCGCTGCTTCTGGGCCACGATACGCCGGAGGAGGTCCAGGCGGCCGTCCAGCAGCGGACCGCCGAGGGACCGATGTACGGCGTGCCCACCGAGGTCGAGGTGGAGCTGGCGGAGTTCGTCACGCGGCACGTCCCCAGCGTCGAGATGCTGCGGTTCGTCAACAGCGGGACCGAGGCGACCGTCTCGGCGGTCCGCCTGGCCCGGGCGACCACCGGCCGGGACAAGATCGTGGTCATGCAGGGCGGCTACCACGGCGCCCAGGAGTCGACGCTCGTCGAGGGCGAGGGCGACCACACCGCGCCCTCCAGTCCCGGCATCCCCGACTCCTTCGCCGAGCACACGCTCACGCTGCCGTTCAACGACGAGGCGGCGGCGCGGGAGCTGTTCGAGGAGCACGGCGACGAGATCGCCGCGGTCCTCACGGAGCCGATCCTGGGTAACTACGGCATCGTCCACCCCGTCGAGGGGTTCCACGAGACGCTGCGCGAGCTGTGCGACGACTACGGCTCCCTGCTGATCTTCGACGAGGTAATCACCGGCTTCCGCATCGGCGGCCTCCAGTGCGCCCAGGGCAAGTTCGGGATCGAGCCGGACCTGACGACGTTCGCCAAGATCGTCGGCGGCGGGTTCCCCGTCGGCGCCGTCGGCGGCCGCTCGGAGCTGATCGAGCAGTTCACGCCCGCCGGCGACGTCTTCCAGTCGGGGACCTTCTCGGGCCACCCCGTCTCGATGGCCGCCGGCCTGGAGACGCTGCGCTTCGCCGCCGAGAACGACGTCTACGACCACGTCAACGAGCTCGGTGACGAGCTCCGCTCGGGCCTGACGGACATCGTCGCCGACCAGGCACCCGAGTACACCGTCGTCGGGACGGACTCGATGTTCAAGGTGATCTTCACCCGCGACTCCGGCGGCGCCCGCGGCGACGAGGACGACCACTGCGAGGCCGGCTGTCGCCAGCGCCCCGAGTGCCCGCGCTACGACGCCTGCCCGAAGAACGCGGCGGACGTGAAGAACGCCGAGACCCAGCGCTGGGTCCGGCTGTTCCGCGGCCAGATGCAAGAGCAGGGCGTCCTCCTGCCGGCCAACCAGTTCGAGTCGCAGTTCGTCTCCTACGCCCACACCGAGGAGGACATCGAGGAGACGCTGGAGGCGTACAAGGAGGCGCTCTAG
- the moaA gene encoding GTP 3',8-cyclase MoaA: MLVDDFGREVTGVRVSLTDRCNFDCVYCHNEGLGDTRGPMEPRDHEMSADDVVRFLEVAREFDVDAVKFTGGEPMLREDLAEIVRRTPDGMEVSMTTNGTFLPGRAPALVDAGLERVNVSLDALDPEQFAEVTQSGAFDAVLDGVEAALDAGLDPVKLNMVLMRATANQVPDMVDFVADRPGLRLQLLQYMPELAGNPERAVDIEDVHNWLAERADRVERREMHGRRRYWIGGPDDETGGMVEVVDPVENESFCANCHRVRVTHDGKLKGCLNRTDDLRSMGEMTRAEIRETYRETVENRVPYYGEYMIEEDGEWVVNEDYLDGADGEDAPSDAPDDAGEADQPGVAD, translated from the coding sequence ATGCTCGTCGACGACTTCGGCCGCGAGGTCACCGGCGTCCGCGTCTCGCTGACCGACCGGTGTAACTTCGACTGCGTCTACTGCCACAACGAGGGGCTGGGCGACACCCGCGGGCCGATGGAGCCGCGGGACCACGAGATGAGCGCCGACGACGTGGTCCGCTTCCTCGAGGTCGCCCGCGAGTTCGACGTCGACGCGGTGAAGTTCACCGGCGGCGAGCCGATGCTCCGCGAAGACCTCGCCGAGATCGTCCGCCGGACGCCCGACGGGATGGAGGTCTCGATGACCACCAACGGGACCTTCCTGCCGGGCCGCGCGCCGGCCCTCGTCGACGCCGGGCTGGAGCGGGTCAACGTCTCGCTGGACGCGCTCGATCCCGAGCAGTTCGCCGAGGTGACCCAGAGCGGCGCGTTCGACGCGGTGCTCGACGGCGTCGAGGCGGCGCTGGACGCCGGCCTCGACCCCGTGAAGCTCAACATGGTGCTCATGCGCGCGACGGCCAACCAGGTCCCGGACATGGTCGACTTCGTCGCCGACCGTCCGGGCCTGCGCCTCCAGTTGCTCCAGTACATGCCCGAACTCGCCGGCAACCCCGAGCGGGCGGTGGATATCGAGGACGTACACAACTGGCTCGCGGAGCGCGCCGACCGCGTCGAGCGCCGCGAGATGCACGGCCGGCGGCGCTACTGGATCGGCGGCCCCGACGACGAGACCGGAGGGATGGTCGAAGTGGTCGACCCCGTGGAGAACGAATCGTTCTGCGCCAACTGCCACCGCGTGCGCGTCACCCACGACGGGAAGCTCAAGGGCTGTCTCAACCGCACGGACGACCTCCGCTCGATGGGCGAGATGACCAGAGCAGAGATCCGGGAGACCTACCGCGAGACCGTCGAGAACCGTGTCCCCTACTACGGCGAGTACATGATCGAGGAGGACGGCGAGTGGGTGGTCAACGAAGACTATCTCGACGGCGCGGACGGCGAGGACGCGCCGAGCGACGCGCCCGACGACGCCGGCGAGGCCGACCAGCCCGGCGTCGCGGACTAA
- a CDS encoding MFS transporter, whose product MTKWRTLVLATIGFNFSFLIWFSFAPFTGPMAEEFGLSLSEIGILASAAIWLAPFGRILTGWLSDKFGAPAVFAIVLTYVGVFSMASAFAQSYAVFFVERLIVATAGITFVIGIQHVSEWFEEENLGLAEGVYAGVGNAGAAGGALILPRVFGPGWSGPLFESNWRAAFFYTGIVSILLAVVYYALGEAAKSDAKRQATKESASFTGWLYTATRYGTVVLALAYVMSFGLELSMNGWLATYYREGFATDDLVLASTFAATFSVAAGLLRPIGGYVSDYVARTETDIIPVFRGRYREQWTFVTLCAIVVSMVGMTLAGLSGRVLLAVAAGFVVGTACAMAEGSIFAQVPAMFPNSSGAVAGVVGGVGTVGGIVFPLIYAAPLLPNLHTGYSVVAVLMLPIVMLTAWVFRPHVAERATDDGWIVEGSGPEAASGSGD is encoded by the coding sequence ATGACCAAGTGGCGGACGCTCGTGCTGGCGACCATCGGGTTCAACTTCTCGTTCCTGATCTGGTTCTCCTTCGCCCCGTTCACGGGGCCGATGGCGGAGGAGTTCGGCCTGTCGCTGTCGGAGATCGGGATCCTCGCGAGCGCGGCCATCTGGCTGGCGCCGTTCGGCCGGATCCTGACCGGCTGGCTCTCGGACAAGTTCGGCGCGCCGGCGGTGTTCGCCATCGTCCTGACGTACGTCGGGGTGTTCTCGATGGCGTCGGCGTTCGCCCAGAGCTACGCCGTCTTCTTCGTCGAACGGCTGATCGTGGCGACGGCCGGCATCACGTTCGTCATCGGCATCCAGCACGTCTCCGAGTGGTTCGAGGAGGAGAACCTCGGACTGGCAGAGGGGGTCTACGCCGGGGTCGGCAACGCCGGCGCGGCCGGGGGCGCGCTGATCCTGCCGCGCGTCTTCGGCCCGGGCTGGAGCGGCCCCCTCTTCGAGTCGAACTGGCGGGCCGCCTTCTTCTACACGGGGATCGTCTCGATCCTGCTGGCGGTCGTCTACTACGCGCTCGGCGAGGCGGCGAAGTCCGACGCGAAGCGCCAGGCCACGAAGGAGAGCGCGAGCTTCACGGGGTGGCTCTACACCGCCACCCGCTACGGCACGGTCGTGCTCGCGCTGGCGTACGTGATGAGCTTCGGGCTGGAGCTGTCGATGAACGGCTGGCTGGCGACCTACTACCGCGAGGGCTTCGCGACGGACGACCTCGTGCTGGCGAGCACGTTCGCGGCCACCTTCTCCGTGGCGGCGGGCCTGCTGCGGCCGATCGGCGGCTACGTCAGCGACTACGTCGCCCGCACGGAGACGGACATCATCCCAGTCTTCCGCGGTCGATACCGCGAACAGTGGACGTTCGTCACGCTGTGTGCCATCGTCGTCTCGATGGTCGGCATGACGCTGGCGGGCCTGTCCGGACGGGTCCTGCTGGCCGTGGCCGCCGGCTTCGTCGTCGGGACGGCCTGCGCCATGGCCGAAGGGTCCATCTTCGCCCAGGTGCCGGCCATGTTCCCGAACAGCTCCGGCGCGGTCGCCGGCGTGGTCGGCGGCGTCGGCACGGTCGGCGGCATCGTCTTCCCGCTGATCTACGCCGCGCCGCTGCTCCCGAACCTCCACACCGGCTACTCCGTGGTGGCGGTGTTGATGCTCCCCATCGTCATGCTGACCGCGTGGGTCTTCCGGCCCCACGTGGCCGAGCGCGCGACCGACGACGGCTGGATCGTCGAGGGAAGCGGCCCAGAGGCCGCATCCGGAAGCGGTGACTAG
- the moaC gene encoding cyclic pyranopterin monophosphate synthase MoaC, with product MDEFSHVDDDQVQMVDVGDKATVDRSAVATGRMAVRPETASAVEREDVPKGDVLATARIAAIQAVKRTWDDIPMCHQIPIDGVTVEFEVGDDYVESTVEVTSTGKTGVEMEALNGVTRALLTVWDMVKSAEKDDEGQYPEAAIEDVRVVEKVKEDA from the coding sequence ATGGACGAGTTCAGCCACGTCGACGACGACCAGGTGCAGATGGTCGACGTCGGCGACAAGGCGACCGTGGACCGCAGCGCCGTGGCGACGGGGCGGATGGCCGTCCGGCCGGAGACGGCCAGCGCCGTCGAGCGCGAGGACGTGCCGAAGGGCGACGTGCTCGCGACGGCCCGGATCGCCGCGATTCAGGCGGTCAAGCGAACGTGGGACGATATCCCGATGTGCCACCAGATCCCGATCGACGGGGTCACCGTCGAGTTCGAGGTCGGCGACGACTATGTCGAGAGCACCGTCGAGGTCACCTCGACGGGGAAGACCGGCGTCGAGATGGAGGCGCTCAACGGCGTCACGCGCGCGCTGCTGACGGTCTGGGACATGGTCAAGTCCGCCGAGAAGGACGACGAGGGCCAGTACCCCGAGGCCGCCATCGAGGACGTCCGCGTGGTGGAGAAGGTCAAGGAGGACGCGTGA
- the nasA gene encoding assimilatory nitrate reductase NasA: protein MRCAVGCGHLHRGADLGTGIDVVRGDAAHPVNQGLACQRGIEESQDPEGPWLTRPQVRRDGELVPTTWDVALSEAVMGLRRAHGQGEVGILGSGQQTNEAAYALGKLARGGFGTRYYDANTTLCMASAVTAYYQAFGSDAPPCTYDDIPEAESHVIWGANPAAAHPVMFRWIRQAAEADDAEMVVVDPVESETAEQADAHVAPDPGKDLALTRAVLARLVESDRIDRAFIDEATEGFADLLAALPDSESAAAEAGVSVAAVDRLATAFDRKALCYWGMGVNQHVQGTDLSRALIDICLATGNLRPGSGPFSLTGQANSMGTRVCSSKGTWPGQRDFEDPDERRVVADEWGVPVERLPDDAGPGPVGIADAVGDDVAAVWTVATNPVAGMPDAGPVAEALEDAFVVAQDAFESETTAVADVVLPAATWGESAGTTMNMERTVSRVRPATGVPSGVRTDLRIIATIGSKLFPELFPDPDPDPETLFDEFAGLTAGTVADVSGVTYDRLDEEKAVRWPAPDEESHGGYRYYEPDAEAEDPDESWSFPTATGRAQFSTGRQGDLPEPTDESYPLTLTTARESDGYNTGVRSRAVEDPDPVVARINPETLADSDSVEDGETVIESRRGSVRAAVDPDPAVPEGLVWLPIHHPDTNRLTVDALDPQSKEPNFKQCAVRMVAPEAREAEASGVVTADD from the coding sequence ATGCGCTGCGCCGTCGGCTGCGGACACCTGCACCGGGGTGCGGACCTGGGGACGGGCATCGACGTGGTGCGTGGGGACGCCGCTCATCCGGTCAACCAGGGGCTCGCCTGCCAGCGCGGGATCGAAGAGAGCCAGGATCCCGAGGGGCCGTGGCTGACCCGACCGCAGGTCCGGCGCGACGGCGAACTGGTGCCGACGACGTGGGACGTCGCGCTCTCCGAGGCCGTCATGGGCCTCCGTCGCGCGCACGGGCAGGGCGAGGTCGGGATCCTTGGGAGCGGTCAGCAGACCAACGAGGCCGCCTACGCGCTGGGGAAACTCGCTCGCGGGGGGTTCGGTACGCGGTATTACGACGCAAACACGACGCTATGCATGGCCAGCGCCGTGACGGCCTACTACCAGGCGTTCGGCAGCGACGCGCCGCCGTGCACCTACGACGACATCCCGGAGGCCGAGAGCCACGTGATCTGGGGGGCGAACCCGGCGGCGGCCCACCCCGTGATGTTCCGGTGGATCCGGCAGGCCGCCGAGGCGGACGACGCCGAGATGGTCGTCGTGGACCCCGTCGAGTCCGAGACGGCGGAGCAGGCCGACGCCCACGTCGCGCCCGACCCCGGGAAGGACCTCGCGCTCACGCGGGCGGTGCTGGCCCGCCTCGTCGAGTCCGACCGGATCGACCGCGCGTTCATCGACGAGGCCACGGAGGGGTTCGCGGACCTGCTGGCGGCGTTGCCCGACAGCGAGTCCGCGGCTGCCGAGGCGGGCGTCTCCGTCGCCGCCGTCGACCGGCTGGCGACGGCCTTCGACCGCAAGGCCCTGTGCTACTGGGGCATGGGCGTCAACCAGCACGTCCAGGGGACCGACCTCTCCCGGGCGCTGATCGACATCTGCCTGGCGACGGGTAACCTCCGGCCCGGCAGCGGCCCCTTCTCGCTGACCGGCCAGGCCAACTCCATGGGGACGCGCGTCTGCTCGTCGAAGGGCACCTGGCCCGGCCAGCGCGACTTCGAGGACCCCGACGAGCGCCGCGTCGTCGCCGACGAGTGGGGCGTCCCCGTCGAGCGCCTGCCCGACGACGCCGGTCCGGGCCCGGTCGGCATCGCCGATGCGGTGGGCGACGACGTCGCGGCCGTCTGGACGGTCGCGACCAACCCCGTCGCCGGGATGCCGGACGCCGGACCGGTCGCGGAGGCGCTGGAGGACGCCTTCGTCGTCGCCCAGGACGCATTCGAGTCGGAGACGACAGCGGTGGCCGACGTCGTGCTCCCCGCGGCCACGTGGGGCGAGTCGGCCGGGACGACGATGAACATGGAGCGGACCGTCTCCCGCGTCCGGCCCGCGACCGGCGTGCCCAGCGGCGTCCGGACGGACCTGCGGATCATCGCCACGATCGGCTCGAAGCTGTTCCCGGAGCTGTTCCCGGATCCGGACCCCGATCCCGAGACCCTCTTCGACGAGTTCGCCGGGCTCACGGCGGGCACAGTCGCCGACGTGTCCGGCGTCACCTACGACCGGCTCGACGAGGAGAAGGCGGTGCGCTGGCCGGCGCCCGACGAGGAGAGCCACGGCGGCTACCGCTACTACGAGCCCGACGCCGAGGCCGAGGACCCTGACGAGTCCTGGTCGTTCCCGACGGCCACCGGCCGCGCGCAGTTCTCCACGGGCCGCCAGGGCGACCTGCCCGAACCGACCGACGAGTCGTACCCGCTCACGCTGACGACCGCCCGGGAATCCGACGGATACAACACGGGCGTTCGCTCGCGTGCGGTCGAGGATCCGGACCCCGTCGTCGCTCGGATCAATCCGGAGACGCTGGCCGATTCCGACTCCGTCGAGGACGGCGAGACGGTGATCGAGTCCCGCCGCGGGTCCGTCCGGGCCGCCGTCGACCCCGACCCCGCCGTCCCCGAGGGACTGGTCTGGCTACCGATCCACCACCCCGACACGAACCGGCTGACCGTCGACGCCCTCGACCCCCAGTCGAAGGAGCCGAACTTCAAGCAGTGCGCCGTTCGGATGGTCGCTCCGGAGGCTCGTGAAGCCGAGGCGTCGGGTGTCGTGACGGCCGACGATTGA
- a CDS encoding DUF7342 family protein, translated as MTTVSDWKDGLASRERVQQIVETVTDPVSANWVSEQADVGWQTARDELETLADRGDLRRVVRDGDVRYVPDFTRLYTERIRELALECSREELREEVVRAKEDIAEISGEYGVDSRDALEASLGDEEISAAEARERKRALREWEEVADELRLLEHALSLYDDLRDVDPYVEGSDGDGDASEAGSGVA; from the coding sequence GTGACGACCGTGTCTGACTGGAAAGACGGGCTCGCGTCGCGGGAACGCGTCCAGCAGATCGTCGAGACGGTGACCGATCCCGTCTCCGCGAACTGGGTTAGCGAGCAGGCCGACGTGGGGTGGCAGACCGCCAGGGACGAGCTCGAAACCCTCGCCGATCGCGGGGACCTCCGCCGCGTCGTGCGGGACGGCGACGTCAGGTACGTCCCGGACTTCACTCGACTCTACACGGAGCGCATCCGGGAACTCGCACTGGAGTGCTCTCGCGAGGAACTCCGCGAGGAGGTCGTCCGGGCGAAAGAGGACATCGCGGAGATCAGCGGCGAGTACGGCGTCGATTCCCGGGACGCACTGGAGGCGTCACTCGGTGACGAGGAGATCTCCGCGGCGGAGGCGCGGGAACGCAAGCGGGCGCTCCGCGAGTGGGAGGAGGTCGCCGACGAACTGCGGCTCCTCGAACACGCGCTCAGTCTGTACGACGACCTCAGGGACGTCGACCCGTACGTGGAAGGAAGCGACGGTGACGGGGACGCTTCTGAAGCGGGGTCCGGGGTCGCGTAA
- a CDS encoding molybdopterin biosynthesis protein, whose amino-acid sequence MSDRTEFLDLTDPEVAKEAVADFDLAGDAETVPLAEADGRVLAERVDATMDVPGFDRASMDGYAVRARDTVGAGEADPATLDVVGAVHAGEKPDAEVGEGTAVEVSTGAVVPPGADAVVKVERTERRGDAVDVRTAVTPGENVMPAGDDVAAGERAFGPGTVLTSREVGLLAALGHEEVPVRPRPRVAVVSTGEELVAPGEQLNPEAGQIYDVNGRAIAAAVRDAGGEAVVAPQVPDDRDALAAALEEYAGTCDLVLTSGSTSAGAVDVLGDVVADLGEVHHHGVAIKPGKPTLIGRVAGTPYVGLPGYPVSAQSVFRAFVAPAIRAAAGRPPLETPERQATMGTRLRYDEGRDRLLPVGLVTNGDGDALAYPVDKGSGATTSLAHADGVIEVAAETVMLEAGDAVDVRLFGTEVRPPRLLGVGEDDPTLWRLLDAVDRTRYLSVGSTEGARRLDGGVPDVAVVTGDDVPGGERLGGWTREWGLVAAPDAGVDSLADLVDGDATFVNRSASGLRDALSDAVGDLAAERGKDRAAVADGIAGYDRVTRGHEGPARRVADGDADAGLGLRSTAERLDLAFVSLGDQPVRVVASADRVEKPGVRDLATALERAPEAVETLPGVSWGE is encoded by the coding sequence GTGAGCGACCGCACCGAGTTCCTCGACCTGACCGACCCCGAGGTGGCGAAGGAGGCCGTCGCCGACTTCGACCTCGCCGGCGACGCCGAAACCGTGCCGCTGGCCGAGGCCGACGGCCGCGTGCTCGCCGAGCGGGTCGACGCGACGATGGACGTCCCCGGGTTCGACCGGGCGAGCATGGACGGGTACGCCGTCCGGGCCCGGGACACGGTCGGCGCCGGCGAGGCGGACCCCGCCACCCTCGACGTCGTCGGCGCCGTCCACGCCGGCGAGAAACCGGACGCGGAAGTCGGCGAGGGCACCGCCGTCGAGGTGTCGACGGGCGCGGTCGTGCCGCCCGGCGCGGACGCCGTGGTGAAGGTCGAGCGCACGGAGCGGCGGGGCGACGCGGTCGACGTCCGGACCGCCGTCACGCCGGGCGAGAACGTCATGCCCGCGGGCGACGACGTCGCCGCGGGCGAGCGGGCCTTCGGGCCCGGGACGGTGCTGACCTCCCGGGAGGTCGGCCTGCTGGCCGCGCTCGGCCACGAGGAGGTCCCCGTCCGCCCGCGGCCGCGCGTGGCCGTCGTCTCCACCGGCGAGGAGCTGGTCGCGCCGGGCGAGCAGTTGAACCCCGAGGCCGGCCAGATCTACGACGTCAACGGCCGGGCCATCGCGGCCGCGGTCCGGGACGCCGGCGGCGAGGCCGTCGTCGCGCCGCAGGTCCCCGACGACCGGGACGCGCTGGCCGCCGCACTGGAAGAGTACGCCGGGACCTGCGACCTCGTGCTCACGTCGGGCTCGACCAGCGCCGGCGCGGTGGACGTCCTCGGCGACGTCGTCGCCGACCTGGGCGAGGTCCACCACCACGGCGTCGCGATCAAGCCCGGCAAGCCGACGCTGATCGGGCGCGTCGCCGGGACGCCGTACGTCGGCCTCCCGGGCTATCCCGTCTCCGCGCAGTCGGTCTTCCGCGCGTTCGTCGCGCCGGCGATCAGGGCGGCGGCGGGCCGGCCGCCGCTGGAGACGCCCGAACGACAGGCGACGATGGGCACCCGCCTGCGCTACGACGAGGGTCGGGACCGCCTGCTGCCCGTGGGCCTCGTGACCAACGGTGACGGGGACGCCCTGGCCTACCCCGTCGACAAGGGCAGCGGCGCGACGACGAGCCTCGCCCACGCCGACGGCGTGATCGAGGTGGCCGCGGAGACGGTCATGCTCGAGGCGGGCGACGCCGTCGACGTCCGGCTGTTCGGGACCGAGGTCCGCCCGCCGCGCCTGCTCGGCGTCGGCGAGGACGACCCGACGCTGTGGCGCCTGCTCGACGCCGTCGATCGGACGCGCTACCTCTCGGTCGGCAGCACCGAGGGCGCTCGCCGCCTCGACGGCGGCGTCCCCGATGTCGCCGTCGTCACCGGCGACGACGTGCCGGGGGGCGAGCGCCTCGGCGGGTGGACCCGCGAGTGGGGGCTCGTCGCGGCCCCGGACGCCGGCGTGGACTCGCTGGCCGACCTCGTCGACGGCGACGCGACGTTCGTCAACCGCTCGGCGTCGGGCCTGCGGGACGCGCTTTCCGACGCCGTCGGCGACCTCGCGGCCGAGCGCGGGAAGGATCGGGCGGCCGTCGCCGACGGCATCGCCGGCTACGACCGCGTCACGCGCGGGCACGAAGGACCCGCACGGCGCGTGGCCGACGGCGACGCGGACGCGGGGCTGGGCCTGCGCTCGACGGCCGAGCGGCTGGACCTGGCGTTCGTCTCGCTGGGCGACCAGCCGGTCCGCGTCGTCGCGAGCGCGGATCGAGTCGAGAAGCCGGGCGTCCGCGACCTGGCGACCGCGCTGGAGCGAGCGCCCGAGGCGGTCGAGACGCTGCCGGGCGTCTCGTGGGGCGAGTGA
- a CDS encoding molybdopterin synthase, translating into MYVLGIAGPSDAGKTTLVERLAARLGERGAVATVKRLTHEPDLDTEGKDTARHRDAGAAATYGLTDDAGWFATGESRTLDETLDDLAPDYDYALVEGYSDADIPTVALAGADHEGERIAAAERGADADLDEIVSALHDTQPYETLGSLVARVKESADADLAGAIATFTGRVRERDGPDDDPTEFLEFEKYDGVAEQRLEAIRSDLLDRDGVHEVALHHRTGVVEAGEDIVFVAILAGHRGEAFAAVEDGIDRLKDEVPLFKKEVTVEDEFWAHDRP; encoded by the coding sequence GTGTACGTCCTCGGCATCGCCGGCCCCTCCGACGCCGGCAAGACCACGCTGGTCGAGCGCCTGGCCGCCCGCCTCGGCGAGCGCGGCGCGGTCGCGACGGTCAAGCGTCTCACCCACGAACCAGACCTCGACACGGAGGGCAAGGACACCGCGCGCCACCGCGACGCGGGCGCGGCGGCCACCTACGGGCTCACCGACGACGCGGGCTGGTTCGCGACGGGCGAGTCCCGGACGCTGGACGAGACGCTCGACGACCTCGCGCCCGACTACGACTACGCGCTCGTGGAGGGCTACTCCGACGCCGACATACCGACCGTCGCGCTCGCCGGCGCGGACCACGAGGGCGAGCGGATCGCGGCCGCGGAGCGCGGCGCGGACGCGGACCTCGACGAGATCGTCAGCGCCCTCCACGACACCCAGCCCTACGAGACGCTCGGCTCGCTCGTGGCCCGCGTGAAGGAGTCGGCGGACGCCGACCTGGCGGGCGCCATCGCGACCTTCACCGGCCGCGTGCGCGAGCGCGACGGCCCCGACGACGACCCCACCGAGTTCCTGGAGTTCGAGAAGTACGACGGCGTCGCCGAGCAGCGCCTTGAGGCCATCCGCTCCGACCTGCTCGATCGCGACGGCGTCCACGAGGTCGCGCTCCACCACCGCACCGGCGTCGTCGAGGCCGGCGAGGACATCGTCTTCGTCGCGATCCTGGCCGGCCACCGCGGCGAGGCCTTCGCGGCGGTGGAGGACGGGATCGACCGGCTGAAGGACGAGGTCCCGCTGTTCAAGAAGGAGGTCACCGTCGAGGACGAGTTCTGGGCCCACGACCGGCCCTAG